In one window of Labilibaculum sp. DW002 DNA:
- a CDS encoding peptidylprolyl isomerase — MNKLLYLGLGLLLISCQPKLELGKKNRIVQIDTEYGAIKIKLYDETPGHRDNFIKLAHKEFFDGTLFHRIIDGFMIQGGDPDSKGAKPGEHLGEGGPGYQIHAEFVPELFHKRGVLAAAREGDQNNPEKKSSGSQFYIAQGKVYTVGELDTLQMKMNGKLKSSIFKTVQMEKAEYLSKCQMDGEIEKLNEAIEQIKVEVDSLFEESKIRLTEEQIKAYTTVGGIPHLDRNYTVFGEVVEGMDLIDSIAGVKTDDFDRPLDNIEMKIKLLK; from the coding sequence ATGAACAAATTACTTTACCTAGGCCTTGGTTTACTCTTAATATCTTGCCAGCCAAAATTGGAACTGGGTAAAAAAAATCGTATTGTTCAAATTGATACAGAATATGGCGCTATAAAAATTAAACTTTATGATGAGACTCCGGGGCATCGTGATAATTTCATTAAACTGGCACATAAGGAATTTTTTGATGGTACGCTTTTTCATCGAATAATTGATGGTTTTATGATTCAAGGTGGTGATCCGGATTCTAAAGGAGCAAAACCAGGTGAACATTTAGGTGAAGGTGGTCCGGGATATCAGATTCATGCAGAATTTGTTCCGGAGTTGTTTCATAAAAGAGGGGTTTTGGCTGCCGCACGCGAAGGAGATCAAAACAATCCTGAGAAAAAATCATCTGGATCTCAATTTTATATCGCCCAAGGGAAAGTTTATACTGTGGGCGAATTGGATACTTTGCAGATGAAAATGAATGGGAAGCTAAAAAGCTCTATTTTCAAAACGGTTCAAATGGAGAAAGCAGAATATCTTTCAAAATGCCAAATGGATGGAGAAATCGAAAAATTAAATGAAGCGATTGAGCAAATTAAAGTAGAAGTAGATTCTTTATTCGAAGAATCAAAAATCCGCTTGACGGAAGAACAGATAAAAGCCTATACTACTGTTGGAGGTATTCCACATTTGGACAGAAATTACACTGTTTTTGGTGAAGTAGTTGAAGGAATGGATTTGATCGATTCCATAGCCGGTGTTAAAACAGATGATTTTGATCGACCTTTGGACAATATTGAAATGAAGATTAAACTATTAAAATAG
- the asnS gene encoding asparagine--tRNA ligase — MEQKRIKIKDLLVSKEYGSEVNVKGWVRTKRGNKQINFVALNDGSTINNIQIVVDVPNFNEDLLKKITTGAAISVQGKLIESAGSGQSVELEATTIEVLGVADPEKYPLQPKKHSLEFLREKAHLRFRTNTFSAVFRIRHAMAFAVHEFFNKKGFFYMHTPLITGSDAEGAGEMFRVSTLDAKNPPLNEDGTINYKEDFFGKETNLTVSGQLEGELGAMALGEIYTFGPTFRAENSNTTRHLAEFWMIEPEMAFYDLKDNMDLAEEFLKYMIKYALDNCMTDLEFLSKRLQEEEKGKKADERSMELIEKLRFVLDNDFVRLTYTEAIDILRNSKPNKKKKFQYLIDGWGADLQSEHERYLVEKKFEKPVILTDYPKEIKSFYMKQNDDGKTVGAMDILFPGIGEIVGGSQREEDYDKLTARMKEMGVPAEEMDWYLDTRRFGSATHSGFGLGFERMMLFVTGMGNIRDVIPFPRTPKNAEF; from the coding sequence ATGGAACAGAAAAGAATTAAGATCAAAGATCTGTTGGTTTCGAAGGAGTACGGCAGTGAAGTAAATGTTAAAGGATGGGTAAGAACCAAGCGTGGTAATAAGCAAATTAATTTTGTTGCTTTAAATGATGGTTCTACTATTAATAATATTCAGATCGTTGTTGATGTTCCTAATTTTAATGAGGACTTGTTGAAAAAGATTACAACGGGAGCAGCTATTTCTGTTCAAGGTAAGCTAATCGAATCAGCGGGAAGCGGGCAATCCGTAGAACTTGAAGCGACTACAATTGAAGTTTTAGGTGTTGCCGATCCTGAGAAATACCCATTGCAGCCTAAGAAACACTCTTTAGAATTTCTAAGAGAAAAGGCTCACTTGCGTTTTCGTACCAATACATTTTCGGCGGTATTCCGTATTCGTCATGCCATGGCATTTGCTGTGCATGAGTTTTTCAACAAAAAAGGATTCTTTTACATGCACACGCCACTTATCACAGGTTCTGATGCCGAGGGTGCTGGTGAAATGTTTAGAGTTTCAACGCTTGATGCTAAAAATCCACCTTTAAACGAGGATGGAACAATTAACTATAAAGAAGATTTCTTCGGAAAAGAGACAAATCTGACAGTTTCCGGTCAGTTAGAGGGTGAACTTGGAGCTATGGCTTTAGGTGAAATTTACACCTTTGGTCCTACTTTCCGTGCCGAGAATTCAAACACAACACGTCACCTTGCTGAATTCTGGATGATTGAGCCTGAAATGGCATTTTACGATCTAAAAGATAATATGGATTTGGCTGAGGAGTTTCTTAAGTATATGATTAAATATGCTTTGGATAACTGCATGACAGATCTTGAATTTTTGAGCAAGCGTTTGCAAGAAGAAGAAAAAGGTAAAAAAGCTGACGAGCGTTCAATGGAGTTAATTGAGAAGTTACGTTTTGTATTGGATAACGATTTTGTTCGTTTAACCTATACTGAGGCAATTGATATTCTTCGTAACTCTAAGCCAAATAAAAAGAAGAAATTCCAATATTTGATTGATGGCTGGGGAGCAGATCTTCAGTCGGAGCATGAAAGATACTTGGTTGAGAAAAAATTCGAAAAGCCAGTTATCCTGACTGATTATCCAAAAGAAATCAAATCGTTCTACATGAAACAGAATGATGATGGAAAGACTGTTGGTGCAATGGATATTCTATTCCCGGGTATTGGTGAAATTGTTGGTGGATCGCAGCGTGAAGAAGATTATGATAAACTAACAGCTCGCATGAAAGAGATGGGTGTTCCTGCTGAAGAAATGGATTGGTATCTTGATACGCGTCGTTTTGGATCGGCTACTCACTCTGGTTTCGGTTTAGGATTTGAGCGTATGATGTTATTCGTTACAGGTATGGGTAATATTCGCGACGTGATTCCTTTCCCACGTACACCTAAGAACGCTGAATTTTAA
- a CDS encoding RNA polymerase sigma factor, with the protein MDYTTEAILEGISMSNNDVLNYIYNKFFPSIRNFIENNNGQEEDARDLFQEAIIVIYRKMKKEPLVLNCNFKTYIYSICRLLWLKQLEKRKNSNEITSDAILDNRLDEATQTYDQTERYRLYQKHFQLLGLDCKKVLQLSLEKTSLKEIAEIMGYKSEKYAKKKKYQCKQTLIESIKNDNEFKEV; encoded by the coding sequence ATGGATTACACTACGGAGGCGATACTTGAGGGGATCAGCATGAGCAACAATGATGTATTAAATTACATCTATAATAAGTTCTTCCCAAGCATTCGCAATTTTATAGAAAACAATAATGGCCAAGAAGAAGATGCAAGAGATCTTTTTCAAGAAGCGATTATCGTTATCTATCGTAAAATGAAAAAAGAACCACTGGTTCTTAATTGTAATTTTAAAACATACATCTATTCAATTTGCAGGCTTTTATGGCTAAAGCAACTTGAAAAGAGAAAGAATAGCAACGAAATTACTTCGGATGCTATTTTAGACAATAGATTGGATGAAGCAACGCAAACCTATGATCAAACAGAAAGATATAGGTTGTATCAAAAGCACTTCCAACTTCTAGGTCTTGATTGTAAAAAAGTTCTTCAGCTGTCGCTTGAAAAAACTTCCTTAAAGGAAATAGCCGAAATTATGGGCTACAAAAGCGAGAAATATGCGAAGAAGAAGAAATATCAATGTAAACAAACATTGATAGAGAGTATTAAAAATGATAATGAATTTAAAGAAGTATAA